A genomic region of Aureimonas populi contains the following coding sequences:
- a CDS encoding ABC transporter permease, translating to MTDYLTLLSFGDTGWGDELASGFLVTVALALSTLPFGLAAGLALALAKRSHDWALRLSADIYTTIFRGLPELLTLFLVFYGGQALINAATGAAGLPQLSLSAFLSGMLALGFVFAAFSSEVFLSAFRAIAPGQEEAGRALGMSRFKILWFITLPQLIRIALPGLSNVWLNLLKDTALVSVIGLADIMRQTGIAARVTREPFLFYLLACVLFLVLTFASVAVIGRIERWTKRGEVPR from the coding sequence ATGACCGATTATCTCACCCTTCTGTCCTTCGGCGATACCGGCTGGGGCGACGAGCTCGCAAGCGGGTTCCTCGTCACGGTCGCGCTCGCCCTCTCCACCCTGCCCTTCGGCCTTGCGGCGGGCCTTGCCCTCGCGCTGGCCAAGCGCTCGCACGATTGGGCGCTGCGCCTCTCTGCCGACATCTACACCACGATCTTCCGGGGCCTGCCGGAGCTTCTGACGCTGTTTCTCGTCTTCTACGGCGGGCAGGCGCTCATCAACGCGGCAACGGGGGCGGCGGGCCTGCCGCAGCTTTCGCTCTCGGCCTTCCTGTCGGGAATGCTGGCGCTCGGCTTTGTCTTTGCCGCCTTCTCATCGGAGGTCTTCCTCTCCGCCTTCCGGGCCATCGCACCCGGGCAGGAGGAGGCCGGGCGTGCGCTCGGCATGTCGCGTTTCAAGATCCTCTGGTTCATCACCCTGCCCCAGCTCATCCGCATCGCCCTGCCCGGCCTGTCGAATGTCTGGCTGAACCTCCTGAAGGACACGGCCCTCGTCTCGGTCATCGGGCTGGCGGATATCATGCGCCAGACGGGCATAGCCGCGCGCGTCACGCGCGAGCCCTTCCTCTTCTACCTTCTGGCTTGCGTGCTCTTCCTCGTCCTGACCTTCGCCTCCGTCGCCGTGATCGGGCGGATCGAGCGCTGGACCAAGCGCGGCGAGGTGCCGCGATGA
- the mobA gene encoding molybdenum cofactor guanylyltransferase — translation MRPAAVILAGGAGSRMGAPVPKPLLDLAGRPILAHVIERLRPFCAPLLLSANEPAPFAGLGLPILPDLRAGRAGPLAGLEAAAAFLSARRDTATHLLCLAGDTPFLPANLVARLCEGAGDRPRIALCLGRRHPTASLWPRATLAALGPYLDEPGAKGSFFQFLTKSGHEEVVFPPSRTAPEGDPFFNVNTPDDLAKARTVLG, via the coding sequence GTGAGGCCGGCCGCCGTCATCCTGGCCGGCGGCGCGGGCTCGCGCATGGGCGCGCCGGTGCCCAAGCCCCTGCTCGATCTCGCCGGCCGGCCGATCCTGGCCCATGTCATCGAGCGCCTGCGGCCCTTCTGCGCTCCCCTCCTCCTCAGCGCCAACGAGCCCGCGCCCTTCGCCGGGCTCGGCCTGCCGATCCTGCCCGACCTGCGGGCGGGGCGCGCGGGCCCCCTCGCCGGCCTGGAAGCAGCGGCGGCGTTCCTGTCCGCCCGCCGGGACACGGCCACGCATCTTCTTTGCTTAGCCGGCGACACGCCCTTCCTGCCGGCGAACCTCGTCGCGCGCCTTTGCGAGGGCGCGGGGGACCGGCCGCGCATCGCCTTATGCCTCGGCCGCCGCCACCCCACCGCCTCGCTCTGGCCGCGCGCCACGCTGGCGGCGCTCGGCCCCTATCTGGACGAGCCGGGCGCGAAAGGCTCCTTCTTCCAGTTCCTGACGAAATCGGGCCACGAGGAGGTCGTTTTCCCGCCGTCCCGGACGGCGCCGGAAGGCGATCCCTTCTTCAACGTCAACACGCCCGATGATCTCGCAAAGGCACGAACCGTTCTGGGATAA
- a CDS encoding glycine zipper domain-containing protein encodes MNTTAKSLLAVTAALFIATGCTQTERTLAGAGIGGVGGAVVGDAVGGSGGAVIGGLAGGTAGALIGRNTR; translated from the coding sequence ATGAACACGACAGCCAAATCCCTTCTCGCCGTGACCGCTGCCCTCTTCATCGCGACCGGCTGCACGCAGACGGAGCGCACGCTTGCGGGCGCGGGCATCGGCGGTGTCGGCGGAGCGGTGGTCGGCGATGCCGTGGGCGGTTCGGGCGGTGCGGTGATCGGCGGTCTCGCCGGCGGCACGGCCGGCGCCCTGATCGGCCGCAACACGCGCTAA
- a CDS encoding ABC transporter substrate-binding protein → MASIRTLSLALAGTVFLTGASLAQEVVRIGTEGAYAPFNYTNAAGELVGFDIDIARALCEEMEVTCEFVTSDWDGIIPALQNNRFDAIIASMSITAERSQQVLFTDKYYNTPPAIAVPTDSDIAEATPEALAGRAIGVQGSTTHSEAAQAYFPDADVRIYPTAEEYQLDIENGRLDAVMDDVVVLSQWVEGEGDCCQVLGTLTPDPAIYGEGAGIALRLGETELAERFNTAIQAIRENGTYAEIQAKYFDFDVYGE, encoded by the coding sequence ATGGCATCCATCCGGACCCTTTCCCTCGCCCTCGCGGGCACCGTCTTCCTCACCGGCGCGTCGCTGGCGCAGGAGGTCGTCCGCATCGGCACGGAAGGCGCCTACGCCCCGTTCAACTACACCAACGCGGCGGGCGAGCTGGTCGGCTTCGACATCGATATCGCGCGCGCCCTGTGCGAGGAGATGGAGGTGACGTGCGAGTTCGTGACCTCCGACTGGGACGGCATCATCCCCGCCCTCCAGAACAACCGCTTCGACGCGATCATCGCCTCCATGTCGATCACGGCCGAGCGCTCCCAGCAGGTTCTGTTCACCGACAAGTACTACAACACGCCCCCCGCCATCGCCGTGCCGACCGACAGCGACATCGCGGAGGCCACGCCCGAGGCGCTCGCCGGCCGGGCCATCGGCGTGCAGGGCTCCACCACGCATTCGGAAGCCGCGCAGGCTTATTTCCCCGACGCTGACGTGCGCATCTACCCCACGGCCGAGGAATATCAGCTCGACATCGAGAACGGGCGGCTGGACGCGGTGATGGACGACGTGGTCGTCCTGTCGCAATGGGTGGAAGGCGAAGGCGACTGCTGCCAGGTTCTGGGCACGCTGACGCCCGACCCGGCGATCTACGGCGAGGGCGCCGGCATCGCGCTGCGGCTCGGCGAGACGGAGCTGGCCGAGCGCTTCAACACCGCCATCCAGGCCATCCGCGAGAACGGCACCTATGCCGAGATCCAGGCCAAGTATTTCGACTTCGACGTCTACGGCGAGTGA
- the moaA gene encoding GTP 3',8-cyclase MoaA: protein MSSAIDIKTLSQDSSRQAMIDPFGRRITYLRVSVTDRCDFRCTYCMAEDMTFLPRRDLLTLEEIDRLASAFVEKGVKRLRLTGGEPLVRRNVMSLVRSLSRHLSSGALEELTLTTNGSQLSRFAADLADCGVKRLNVSLDTLDADKFRAITRRGDLSVVMAGIRAAQRAGIAIKLNAVALKGFNDAEIPSMLRWAHGEGMDLTLIETMPMGEIDEDRTDQYLPLSQVRQDLSERFTLTGIPYKTGGPARYFRVEETGGRLGFITPMTHNFCESCNRVRVTCTGTLFMCLGQEDAADLRTAMRASEGDEKLREAIDEAIARKPKGHDFVIDRLTRKPAVARHMSMTGG from the coding sequence ATGAGTTCCGCGATCGACATCAAGACGCTTTCGCAGGATTCGTCCCGGCAAGCGATGATCGACCCCTTCGGACGCCGCATCACCTATCTGCGCGTGTCCGTGACGGACCGGTGCGACTTCCGCTGCACCTATTGCATGGCCGAGGACATGACGTTCCTGCCCCGGCGCGACCTCCTGACGCTGGAGGAGATCGACCGCCTGGCGAGCGCCTTCGTGGAAAAGGGCGTCAAGCGCCTGCGGCTGACGGGCGGCGAGCCGCTGGTGCGTCGCAACGTCATGTCGCTCGTGCGCTCGCTCTCGCGCCATTTGTCGTCCGGCGCGCTGGAGGAGCTGACCCTTACGACCAACGGCTCGCAGCTCTCGCGCTTCGCCGCCGATCTGGCCGATTGCGGGGTGAAGCGGCTGAACGTCTCGCTCGACACGCTGGATGCCGACAAGTTCCGCGCCATCACCCGGCGGGGGGATTTGTCCGTCGTCATGGCCGGTATCCGGGCCGCGCAGCGGGCCGGCATCGCCATCAAGCTGAATGCCGTCGCGCTGAAGGGCTTCAACGATGCCGAGATTCCTTCCATGCTGCGCTGGGCGCATGGGGAGGGCATGGACCTCACCCTCATCGAGACCATGCCGATGGGGGAGATCGACGAGGACCGCACGGACCAGTATCTGCCCCTTTCGCAGGTGAGGCAGGATTTGTCGGAGCGCTTCACGCTGACCGGCATCCCCTACAAGACCGGCGGGCCCGCGCGCTATTTCCGCGTGGAGGAAACCGGCGGGCGGCTCGGCTTCATCACGCCGATGACGCATAATTTCTGCGAGAGCTGCAACCGCGTTCGCGTGACCTGCACCGGCACGCTCTTCATGTGCCTGGGCCAGGAGGACGCCGCCGACCTGCGCACTGCGATGCGCGCCTCCGAAGGCGACGAGAAGCTGCGCGAGGCCATCGACGAGGCCATCGCCCGTAAGCCGAAGGGCCATGATTTCGTGATCGACCGGCTGACGAGGAAGCCGGCCGTCGCAAGGCATATGAGCATGACCGGCGGATAG
- a CDS encoding DMT family transporter: MSFLAFRRAVPLSDNLRAAGLMVAAMCGFALNDAMVKLATQEIEPAQIMAVRGAMASVLLFALAWWRGMLRPAGPILSAPVAWRTVFDLLATISYITALTQLPLANASAIFQALPLAITLGAVLFLGEKVGWRRWLAILVGFLGVVIIVRPGTEGFTVYSLAVLASVVCSAARDIFTRKMSRGLPSVLVAAVGALSITVFGLALLPFVGWRAMSVETTAALCGAALAIAFGYVCVVAATRVGEVGFVAPFRYTILLFAIVLGFLIFAELPAFWDMVGSAIVVGSGIYMIYRERRVSRVKLAPTQGH; this comes from the coding sequence GTGTCCTTCCTCGCCTTTCGCCGTGCCGTTCCCCTTTCGGACAATCTGCGCGCAGCAGGCCTGATGGTCGCGGCTATGTGCGGGTTCGCCCTCAACGACGCGATGGTGAAGTTGGCCACGCAGGAGATCGAGCCGGCGCAGATCATGGCCGTGCGCGGGGCCATGGCGAGCGTGCTGCTGTTCGCTCTCGCCTGGTGGCGCGGGATGCTGCGCCCGGCCGGCCCCATCCTTTCCGCCCCCGTGGCGTGGCGCACGGTCTTCGACCTCTTGGCGACGATCAGCTACATCACCGCGCTGACGCAGCTTCCGCTCGCCAACGCGTCCGCCATCTTCCAGGCCCTGCCGCTCGCCATCACGCTCGGCGCGGTCCTGTTCTTGGGCGAGAAGGTGGGCTGGCGCCGCTGGCTGGCCATCCTCGTGGGCTTCCTGGGCGTCGTCATCATCGTGCGGCCGGGCACGGAAGGGTTCACCGTCTATTCGCTCGCGGTTCTCGCCTCCGTCGTCTGCTCGGCCGCGCGCGACATCTTCACCCGCAAGATGTCGCGGGGCCTGCCCTCCGTGCTGGTGGCGGCCGTTGGTGCCCTGAGCATCACGGTGTTCGGCCTCGCGCTGCTGCCCTTCGTGGGGTGGCGCGCGATGAGCGTGGAAACCACGGCGGCGCTCTGCGGCGCGGCGCTGGCCATCGCGTTCGGCTATGTGTGCGTGGTGGCGGCCACGCGCGTGGGCGAGGTCGGCTTCGTGGCGCCCTTCCGCTACACGATCCTGCTGTTTGCCATCGTGCTCGGCTTTCTCATCTTCGCAGAGCTGCCCGCCTTCTGGGATATGGTGGGCTCGGCTATCGTGGTGGGGAGCGGAATCTACATGATCTATCGCGAGCGGCGCGTCTCGCGCGTCAAACTCGCGCCGACGCAGGGGCACTGA
- a CDS encoding Lrp/AsnC family transcriptional regulator gives MDRLDKKILRLLQEDATLAVADIAKRVGLSTTPCWRRIQKLEEEGVIKRRVAILDPAKVNARVTVFVSIRVASHSAEWLRRFSEVVGEFPEVVEFYRMSGDVDYLLRVVVPDIAAYDAVYQRLIQKIDIRDVSSSFAMEQIKYTTQMPLDYLVLDKDSRES, from the coding sequence GTGGACAGGCTGGACAAGAAGATCCTGAGACTTCTGCAGGAGGACGCGACGCTGGCGGTGGCCGACATCGCCAAGCGCGTGGGCCTGTCGACGACGCCCTGCTGGCGCCGCATCCAGAAGCTGGAGGAGGAGGGCGTCATCAAGCGCCGCGTCGCCATCCTCGACCCGGCCAAGGTGAACGCCCGCGTCACCGTCTTCGTGTCCATCCGCGTCGCCTCCCACTCCGCCGAGTGGCTGAGGCGCTTTTCCGAAGTGGTGGGGGAATTTCCCGAGGTGGTCGAGTTCTACCGCATGAGCGGCGACGTGGACTATCTCCTGCGCGTGGTGGTGCCCGACATCGCCGCCTATGACGCCGTCTACCAGCGGCTGATCCAGAAGATCGACATCCGCGACGTCTCCTCCTCCTTCGCGATGGAGCAGATCAAGTACACCACGCAGATGCCGCTGGACTATCTCGTGCTCGACAAGGATTCGCGCGAAAGCTGA
- a CDS encoding alpha-E domain-containing protein gives MPLLGRTANGLFWMQRYIERAENMARLVDTGLRLSLTNLSAEPEEWNSVLVSAGVEAAYSAKYPAYEPDKIADFLIRDLDNPSSVLSSIEVARTNGRMVRTALTRDTWEALNESWMVLKRRMSKPVDDLPAVLDLVKQRTALIRGTFYGTMLRNEIFDFCNLGTFVERADSTARILDVKYWVLLPEHSSVGSPLDNFQWGSILRSVSALRSFAWEYDADFKAHDIIDFLVFNKRMPRSLAYSYRMIEESLGYIARVYGERNEAHETASAIVRRLEETDVAKVIDYGFHEFLEGIILDNNRLSNEIAKSYRFHA, from the coding sequence ATGCCCCTTCTTGGACGCACCGCCAACGGCCTCTTCTGGATGCAGCGCTATATCGAGCGCGCGGAGAACATGGCCCGCCTCGTCGACACCGGCCTGCGGCTGTCGCTGACCAACCTGTCCGCCGAGCCGGAGGAGTGGAACTCCGTCCTGGTCTCGGCCGGCGTGGAGGCCGCCTACAGCGCGAAATACCCGGCCTACGAGCCCGACAAGATCGCCGACTTCCTGATTCGCGACCTCGACAACCCGTCCAGCGTGCTCTCTTCCATCGAGGTGGCCCGCACCAACGGGCGCATGGTGCGCACGGCGCTGACGCGCGACACATGGGAAGCGCTGAACGAGAGCTGGATGGTCCTCAAACGCCGCATGTCCAAGCCGGTGGACGATCTTCCCGCCGTGCTCGACCTCGTCAAGCAGCGCACCGCCCTCATCCGCGGCACCTTCTACGGCACCATGCTGCGCAACGAGATCTTCGATTTCTGCAATCTCGGCACCTTCGTGGAGCGGGCCGATTCGACGGCGCGCATCCTGGACGTGAAATATTGGGTGCTCCTGCCCGAGCACTCCTCCGTCGGCTCGCCGCTCGACAATTTCCAGTGGGGCTCCATCCTGCGTTCCGTCTCGGCCCTGCGCTCCTTCGCCTGGGAGTACGACGCCGACTTCAAGGCGCACGACATCATCGACTTCCTCGTCTTCAACAAGCGCATGCCGCGCTCGCTGGCCTATTCCTACCGGATGATCGAGGAGAGCCTCGGCTATATCGCCCGCGTCTACGGAGAGCGGAACGAGGCGCACGAGACGGCGAGCGCCATCGTCCGGAGGCTGGAGGAGACGGACGTGGCGAAGGTGATCGACTACGGCTTCCACGAATTCCTGGAAGGCATCATCCTCGACAACAACCGCCTGTCCAACGAGATCGCCAAGAGCTATCGGTTCCACGCCTGA
- a CDS encoding ABC transporter permease → MTAGAPAPAPAAARRPGLAGLIFLGFWLAAGLALVAYLASRYDPALIERFAPVYLSGLWTTVSLVAISFMIGAALSVPVAFGRMSRNRAARALTFAYVSFFRGTPLIAQIFLVYYGFGIFRAEFEAVNLWWFFREAWYCAIFAISLNTAAYQAEILRGAIESVGRGQWEGGRSLGLSRTATFRRIILPQAMIVALRPYANEIILLVKASAIVAIITVFDLMGETRRAYGRTFDFQTYIWAAVLYLALVEVLRRATDFVERRITRHLVR, encoded by the coding sequence ATGACCGCCGGGGCGCCGGCCCCCGCCCCCGCCGCAGCCCGGCGCCCCGGCCTTGCGGGCCTCATCTTCCTCGGCTTCTGGCTCGCCGCCGGCCTCGCGCTCGTGGCCTATCTCGCCAGCCGGTACGATCCTGCGCTGATCGAGCGGTTCGCGCCGGTCTATCTGTCCGGCCTCTGGACGACCGTTTCATTGGTGGCGATATCGTTCATGATCGGCGCGGCCCTGTCCGTGCCGGTCGCCTTCGGGCGCATGTCGCGCAACCGCGCCGCTCGGGCGCTGACCTTCGCCTATGTCAGCTTCTTTCGCGGCACGCCGCTCATCGCGCAGATTTTCCTCGTCTATTACGGCTTCGGAATCTTCCGGGCCGAGTTCGAGGCGGTGAACCTGTGGTGGTTCTTCCGCGAGGCCTGGTATTGCGCGATCTTCGCCATCTCGCTGAACACCGCCGCCTACCAGGCCGAAATCCTGCGCGGCGCCATCGAAAGCGTGGGCCGGGGCCAGTGGGAGGGCGGGCGCTCGCTCGGCCTGTCGCGCACGGCGACCTTCCGCAGGATCATCCTGCCGCAGGCGATGATCGTGGCGCTGCGGCCCTATGCCAACGAGATCATCCTTCTGGTGAAGGCCTCGGCCATCGTCGCCATCATCACTGTGTTCGACCTGATGGGTGAGACGCGCCGTGCCTACGGGCGCACCTTCGACTTCCAGACCTATATCTGGGCGGCCGTGCTCTATCTGGCGCTGGTCGAAGTGCTGCGCCGCGCGACGGATTTCGTGGAACGGCGCATCACGCGCCATCTGGTGCGCTGA
- a CDS encoding proteasome-type protease, whose translation MTYCVGLLVEDGIVFMSDTRTNAGIDNISTVTKMKTFEVPGERFLCLLSAGNLATTQSAISLLEERALAPAERRPSILTQPSMFQTARLVGETLKEAIAFTAQSGQQADSVFSGTFILGGQIKGGKPCLFMIYPEGNFIEAGPDNPFFQIGEHKYGRPIIVRTYDPQMSLEDVSKLLLVSFDSTVKSNLSVGLPFDLQIYEAGSLRPGHRQRFEERDPYYQTISQGWSESLKAAFDRLPPFVPKTPDDEPAGPLRLIG comes from the coding sequence ATGACCTACTGCGTCGGGCTCCTTGTCGAGGACGGCATCGTCTTCATGTCCGATACCCGCACCAATGCGGGCATCGACAACATCTCGACCGTCACCAAGATGAAGACCTTCGAGGTGCCGGGAGAGCGTTTCCTGTGCCTGCTTTCGGCCGGCAACCTGGCCACCACCCAGTCGGCGATCTCGCTTCTGGAGGAGCGCGCCCTGGCGCCCGCCGAGCGGCGCCCCTCCATCCTGACGCAGCCCTCCATGTTCCAGACGGCGCGGCTGGTGGGGGAGACGCTGAAGGAGGCCATCGCCTTCACCGCGCAAAGCGGCCAGCAGGCGGACAGCGTCTTTTCCGGCACCTTCATCCTCGGCGGCCAGATCAAGGGCGGCAAGCCGTGCCTCTTCATGATCTATCCGGAAGGCAACTTCATCGAGGCGGGGCCGGACAACCCCTTCTTCCAGATCGGGGAGCACAAATACGGCCGGCCGATCATCGTGCGGACCTACGATCCGCAGATGAGCCTGGAGGACGTTTCCAAGCTCCTGCTCGTCTCCTTCGATTCCACCGTGAAGTCGAACCTCTCGGTCGGCCTGCCCTTCGACCTCCAGATCTACGAGGCCGGCAGCCTGAGGCCCGGCCACCGGCAGCGCTTCGAGGAGCGCGACCCCTATTACCAGACGATCTCGCAGGGCTGGTCCGAATCGCTGAAGGCGGCCTTCGACCGCCTGCCACCCTTCGTGCCGAAGACCCCGGACGACGAGCCGGCCGGGCCGTTGCGCCTTATCGGCTGA
- a CDS encoding multidrug effflux MFS transporter, whose product MSGAPMTTLPRAPRRPMLATLMIASGLSPLAINVFLPSMTSIARDLAVGPAAVGLGLSLYLAATAAIQLIAGPLSDRFGRRPVILGGMVLFLLGTGLCLMASSIETFLIGRVIQAASATGIVLSRAIVRDLYARDQAASMLGYVTMGLAVAPMLGPAIGGAIDTAFGWRAVFWMLGMAGVLTTVLLFFDLSETNRTRGAPFAAQFRAYGQLMRAGAFWSHASVAAFVSAVFFAFLGSAPFIAVDELGMSPAGYGLWFMLCSVGYITGNFITGRLSQRIGLRPLMRAGAGVTFLAGLVILAFFAIGWVTPLTLFGPMMLVGLGSGLSVPTSTAGGVSVRPDAAGAAAGLLGALQIGLGAVMSVLAAGLAGTPVAAAALMAFMGLAGVLAALSVRRERSE is encoded by the coding sequence ATGTCCGGCGCCCCGATGACGACGCTGCCGCGCGCTCCGCGCCGCCCCATGCTGGCGACGCTGATGATCGCATCGGGGCTCTCGCCGCTCGCCATCAACGTCTTCCTGCCGTCCATGACCTCCATCGCGCGGGACCTGGCGGTCGGCCCGGCAGCGGTGGGCCTCGGCCTGTCGCTCTATCTCGCCGCGACCGCCGCCATCCAGCTCATCGCGGGCCCGCTTTCCGACCGGTTCGGCCGCCGGCCTGTCATCCTCGGCGGGATGGTGCTCTTTCTCCTCGGCACGGGGCTGTGCCTCATGGCCTCGTCCATCGAAACCTTCCTCATCGGCCGGGTGATCCAGGCGGCGAGCGCCACCGGCATCGTGCTTTCGCGCGCCATCGTGCGCGACCTCTACGCGCGCGACCAGGCCGCCTCGATGCTCGGCTATGTGACGATGGGCCTTGCCGTCGCGCCCATGCTGGGGCCGGCCATCGGCGGGGCGATCGACACCGCCTTCGGCTGGCGCGCCGTCTTCTGGATGCTCGGCATGGCCGGCGTCCTGACAACCGTGCTGCTGTTCTTCGACCTGTCGGAGACCAACCGCACGCGCGGCGCGCCCTTCGCGGCGCAGTTCCGCGCTTACGGGCAGCTCATGCGCGCCGGGGCCTTCTGGTCGCACGCGAGCGTCGCGGCCTTCGTCTCGGCCGTGTTCTTCGCCTTCCTCGGCAGCGCGCCGTTCATCGCGGTGGATGAGCTGGGCATGTCGCCGGCCGGCTACGGGCTCTGGTTCATGCTCTGCTCGGTCGGCTACATCACGGGCAACTTCATCACGGGCCGCCTGTCGCAACGCATCGGCCTGCGGCCGCTGATGCGCGCCGGCGCGGGCGTCACCTTCCTGGCGGGGCTCGTGATCCTCGCCTTCTTCGCCATCGGCTGGGTTACGCCGCTCACCCTGTTCGGCCCGATGATGCTGGTGGGCCTCGGCAGCGGCCTTTCGGTTCCCACCTCCACGGCCGGCGGCGTCAGCGTGCGGCCGGACGCCGCGGGTGCGGCCGCCGGGCTTCTCGGCGCCCTTCAGATCGGCCTCGGCGCCGTCATGTCCGTGCTGGCGGCCGGCCTTGCCGGCACCCCCGTGGCCGCCGCCGCGCTGATGGCGTTCATGGGGCTGGCGGGGGTTCTGGCGGCCCTTTCGGTCCGGCGCGAGCGGAGCGAGTGA
- a CDS encoding uracil-DNA glycosylase family protein, whose protein sequence is MVQDPLALQETIRTCRICAEAPIGPPLPVPPNPILTLSRTARLCVAGQAPGNLADKAGKPFSDPSGVRLRDWMGIGPEMFYDPTRVCVVPMGFCFPGYNAHGHDLPPRRECRATWHETVFDAMPQVELVLAIGLYAQGWHIPRLPGMKASVTQTVEDWRAILAGEGRHARVLPLPHPSWRNNAWIKRHPWFSQELLPELKRRVARLVA, encoded by the coding sequence ATGGTGCAGGACCCGCTCGCCCTTCAGGAGACGATCCGCACCTGCCGGATCTGCGCCGAGGCACCCATCGGCCCGCCGCTGCCGGTGCCGCCCAATCCGATCCTCACCTTGTCGCGCACGGCAAGGCTGTGCGTGGCGGGGCAGGCGCCCGGCAACCTCGCCGACAAGGCGGGCAAGCCCTTCAGCGACCCCTCGGGCGTGCGGCTGCGCGACTGGATGGGAATCGGGCCGGAGATGTTCTACGACCCCACGCGCGTCTGCGTGGTGCCGATGGGGTTCTGCTTCCCGGGCTACAACGCGCACGGCCACGATTTGCCGCCGCGCAGGGAATGCCGGGCGACCTGGCATGAGACGGTCTTCGACGCGATGCCGCAGGTGGAGCTGGTGCTGGCCATCGGGCTCTACGCGCAGGGCTGGCACATTCCGCGCCTGCCCGGCATGAAGGCGAGCGTGACGCAGACGGTGGAGGACTGGCGGGCGATCCTGGCCGGAGAGGGGCGCCATGCCCGCGTCCTGCCGCTGCCGCACCCCTCCTGGCGCAACAATGCGTGGATCAAGCGCCATCCGTGGTTTTCGCAGGAGTTGCTGCCGGAACTGAAGCGGCGCGTGGCCCGCCTCGTGGCATGA
- a CDS encoding gamma-butyrobetaine hydroxylase-like domain-containing protein has translation MGENDVPVEIRVSKDRRTLTLRWEEGPPEAFPAEMLRVLSPSAEVQGHSPEQRVTVGGKSAVEISDILPVGHYAIRILFDDGHDTGLFSWRYLAALAREREARWAEYLAELEAKGLSR, from the coding sequence ATGGGCGAGAACGACGTGCCTGTGGAAATCCGGGTTTCGAAGGATCGGCGGACGCTCACGCTGCGGTGGGAGGAGGGGCCGCCGGAGGCCTTTCCGGCCGAGATGCTGCGTGTCCTTTCCCCTTCCGCCGAGGTTCAAGGCCATTCGCCGGAGCAGCGGGTGACCGTGGGCGGCAAGAGCGCGGTGGAGATCAGCGACATCCTGCCCGTCGGCCATTACGCGATCCGCATCCTGTTCGACGACGGGCACGATACGGGCCTGTTCTCCTGGCGCTACCTCGCCGCGCTGGCGCGCGAGCGCGAGGCGCGCTGGGCCGAATATCTCGCCGAGCTGGAGGCCAAGGGCCTCAGCCGATAA